A single genomic interval of Fibrobacter sp. UWB13 harbors:
- a CDS encoding DnaB-like helicase C-terminal domain-containing protein — translation MFEDKMTDSFESLAENEINKAFRYYNYVREFYGYLCDSLDLVFEDDCNEFDPAYAPAEKEFPSADGIDESSTDKAKSLDKMTRAIRAYETMQTIVGAFDKDCIENAAKNRGMLQDTHKFALTSIAQWFPNPSIWREFDEPAQKQLNEYSGNAQCAALLLEPLSLEDAIHKIFVKQKKCLEKILPQKIDNLKKLQAEMERSYTGKADWANRLRKGELTILASRPGVGIRTFALNVAASAALDDGKGVVYFNLDNCGMRRGDQLLCQYANVDYCKICEEALDKTETQMLVTAVGKIMHSHLRIEDATDMSLTELAQKARLYKQLKSLDVLIIDYLHLLKIRSGSNKAESLKMATWALKNLAMELNISILLLCPLSRIKSAEQSPVQQSDLNEVTGIAQESNNVWLLDRAFLTIIKIADNSTKKIPLHFTHKSGFTVKAQ, via the coding sequence ATGTTCGAAGACAAGATGACAGATAGTTTTGAATCGTTAGCAGAAAATGAAATCAACAAAGCTTTCCGCTACTACAATTACGTGCGAGAATTTTACGGTTATCTATGCGATTCGCTGGACTTGGTCTTTGAAGACGATTGCAATGAATTCGACCCGGCATACGCCCCAGCCGAAAAGGAATTTCCGTCCGCCGACGGAATTGACGAAAGCTCCACTGACAAAGCTAAATCGCTAGACAAGATGACGCGAGCTATTCGCGCCTACGAAACAATGCAGACAATCGTTGGTGCATTCGACAAAGATTGCATAGAAAATGCTGCAAAAAATCGAGGAATGCTACAGGACACGCACAAGTTCGCGCTTACAAGTATTGCACAGTGGTTCCCGAATCCTAGCATTTGGCGTGAATTTGACGAGCCTGCACAAAAACAACTAAACGAATATTCGGGTAACGCACAATGCGCCGCATTGCTGTTGGAGCCGCTTTCGCTCGAAGATGCAATTCATAAAATTTTTGTGAAGCAAAAGAAATGCCTCGAAAAAATTCTGCCGCAAAAAATCGATAATCTGAAAAAGTTGCAAGCCGAAATGGAACGCTCTTACACGGGTAAGGCAGATTGGGCAAATCGTCTTCGCAAGGGTGAATTGACGATTCTGGCATCGCGCCCAGGTGTCGGAATCAGGACATTCGCATTGAACGTTGCAGCGAGCGCGGCACTGGATGACGGCAAAGGCGTTGTCTATTTCAACTTGGATAACTGTGGAATGCGGCGTGGCGATCAGCTCCTTTGCCAGTACGCCAATGTAGACTATTGTAAAATTTGCGAAGAAGCCCTTGATAAAACCGAGACTCAAATGCTCGTGACGGCGGTGGGTAAAATTATGCATTCGCATCTACGAATTGAAGACGCTACCGATATGAGCCTTACAGAACTTGCCCAGAAAGCAAGACTCTATAAACAACTAAAATCATTAGATGTGTTAATCATAGATTACCTGCATTTGCTGAAAATTCGTTCTGGTTCAAACAAGGCGGAATCATTAAAGATGGCGACTTGGGCGCTGAAAAATCTCGCTATGGAATTGAACATTTCCATTTTACTTCTTTGCCCGCTAAGCCGCATAAAATCTGCCGAACAGTCCCCCGTTCAACAGTCCGACCTTAATGAAGTCACAGGAATTGCACAAGAATCAAATAACGTTTGGTTGCTCGACCGAGCCTTCCTAACAATCATCAAAATTGCAGACAATTCCACAAAAAAGATTCCTCTGCACTTCACGCACAAAAGCGGATTTACGGTAAAAGCTCAATAG
- a CDS encoding GGDEF domain-containing protein, protein MTHKKTIHRSLILGSAVFIAFMCFLLSIQAYLTYSQSLYKRYDDKLSNILNYATNRIDMDDLYQNTITGQKTEKYNDVQQLLNGMVDDFELFYLYSLFVRNDSMYNICSATSKAERERGEEDMKLLEPTDAYELSEIRKFAKAMTKDEISYFEEDSEWGPAYTACKPYVNSLGVHFGVICADISISELHKTVNNYVLYNVTLTLGLGLLFALILLAWLRRNVTGPILELEKSARNFAEKSRGKKSPDELIFDAPNIHTNNEVESLSNAISQMSQDMRTYVQGLLEAEEQARSAQEQAEDMTQLAFKDALTHVNSKVAYDKMKESLQEQIEKGGAIFGFVMIDLNDLKEVNDHYGHDCGDKYILGCCHIFCNIYKQSPIYRVGGDEFVVLLQNSDYKNRDKLIKVIESEFKKAQNNNSRKPWERYSVAFGMAEYKPGDTVDNVFKRADEIMYHKKMEIKNSSKV, encoded by the coding sequence ATGACTCATAAGAAAACGATTCATAGAAGTCTTATTCTGGGTAGCGCCGTCTTTATCGCATTCATGTGCTTTCTACTTTCGATCCAGGCGTACCTCACCTACTCCCAGTCGCTTTATAAACGCTACGACGACAAGCTCAGCAACATCCTAAACTATGCCACCAACCGCATAGACATGGACGACCTTTACCAGAACACCATAACGGGCCAAAAGACTGAAAAGTACAACGACGTGCAACAGTTGCTCAACGGCATGGTCGACGATTTCGAGCTGTTCTACCTCTACTCCCTTTTCGTGCGTAACGATTCCATGTACAATATCTGCTCCGCCACAAGCAAGGCAGAACGCGAACGTGGCGAAGAAGACATGAAGTTACTGGAACCCACAGACGCGTATGAACTTTCTGAAATTCGAAAATTCGCCAAGGCAATGACCAAGGATGAAATTTCATACTTCGAAGAAGATTCCGAATGGGGACCCGCCTACACCGCCTGTAAACCGTACGTCAATTCGTTGGGTGTCCATTTCGGCGTCATCTGCGCAGACATATCCATTTCTGAGCTTCACAAGACCGTCAACAATTACGTTTTATACAACGTTACACTGACACTGGGTCTCGGATTACTCTTCGCACTGATTCTATTAGCCTGGTTGCGCCGCAACGTAACAGGACCGATTCTTGAACTCGAAAAGAGCGCCCGCAATTTTGCCGAAAAGAGCCGCGGCAAAAAGTCGCCCGACGAACTTATATTCGACGCCCCAAACATCCACACAAACAACGAAGTCGAATCGCTCTCGAACGCTATATCGCAGATGTCGCAGGACATGCGCACTTACGTCCAAGGTCTTCTAGAAGCTGAAGAACAGGCGCGCTCTGCCCAGGAACAAGCCGAAGACATGACTCAACTAGCCTTCAAGGATGCCTTGACCCACGTCAACAGCAAGGTCGCTTACGACAAGATGAAGGAATCTTTGCAAGAACAAATCGAAAAGGGTGGCGCCATATTTGGATTTGTCATGATTGACCTCAACGATCTCAAGGAAGTCAACGACCACTATGGCCACGACTGCGGAGACAAATACATCTTAGGTTGCTGCCATATATTCTGCAACATTTATAAGCAATCCCCCATTTACAGAGTCGGTGGCGATGAATTTGTAGTCCTGCTGCAAAACAGTGATTACAAGAATAGAGACAAGTTAATCAAAGTCATCGAGTCGGAATTTAAAAAGGCACAAAATAACAATTCACGAAAGCCGTGGGAGCGCTATTCTGTCGCTTTTGGTATGGCAGAATACAAGCCCGGCGATACAGTCGACAACGTATTCAAGCGAGCCGACGAAATCATGTACCACAAGAAAATGGAAATCAAAAATTCATCCAAAGTTTAA
- a CDS encoding AAA family ATPase, whose amino-acid sequence MRDNYFGRVLNSLNTECTRKNFELDFVTLKSYEYWIRMMRICKSYPDADDCIAIISKERASRVLKDLSEHFEKLNAEEDRLPLHAKKRFIKESNGNYAGKRLRCNEESEEMSVAYQRRQMAVVRFNDVIDRSCSVREITDFVRNYLCGEGIFDQQSQKVFYDSIVRELLGFLEENRDVHDAYYKRLEIVQKSFNLTDDEMEIMMFSWIFFNKEQCSSLLEMIGSRRFRGAVLPDIFPQLYPDVDFENAVSNKGTLKQMGILDEDLDISKRIGMFLDGHSGNDLDSLYFRVYEGDAVPFKKLCNGNPKVELAFNMLKHANVGEGLNLFFYGVEGTGKTELAKAIAKKLNRPLVLTNISIVGEHRESKENSVVRSRMGSILYAATKFQKKKAILLVDESDVILNCCEKGSLNFFLEQIKVPVIWISNTTRWIENSTLRRFNYSIHFDRPDAEKRLQVWESVVSEHGASSIIPQDVVKRFSEELQITAGGITQAIVGAKKLVESGCKIDPIKAIRTIAEAQSELLDLDMVYANRDKESRSPTYLLDALNIDADMKNVLKVMSAFDEKWKQMQDGDRPDSLNMLLYGAPGTGKTEFAKHIARTLGRKLIIKRTSDLLNSYVGETEKAIRKMFKEAEEAKAILFLDEADSLIRDRSGASRNWEVTQVNEMLTQMENFKGIFIAATNFEGELDTASRRRFALKVKFGYLKPEGIESLWSGFFPSVQMPEAARNLRMLTPGDFNAVYSTLRFYDESELTADRIMDALKAEIAYKDSREGRTMGL is encoded by the coding sequence ATGAGAGATAATTACTTCGGTCGTGTCTTAAATTCCCTGAATACCGAATGCACCCGCAAAAACTTTGAACTCGATTTCGTGACGCTCAAGAGCTATGAATACTGGATTCGCATGATGCGAATTTGCAAAAGCTACCCGGATGCCGACGACTGCATTGCAATCATCTCCAAAGAACGCGCCTCCCGCGTGCTGAAAGACCTCTCGGAACATTTCGAAAAGCTTAACGCCGAAGAAGACCGCCTCCCGCTTCATGCAAAAAAGCGCTTTATCAAGGAATCGAACGGGAATTATGCCGGCAAGAGGCTCCGCTGCAACGAAGAGAGCGAAGAAATGAGCGTTGCCTACCAGCGCCGCCAAATGGCTGTCGTGCGTTTCAACGACGTCATTGACCGTTCCTGCTCTGTCCGCGAAATTACGGATTTCGTGCGCAATTACCTGTGCGGCGAAGGCATTTTCGACCAGCAGTCGCAAAAGGTTTTCTACGATAGCATTGTCCGTGAACTGCTCGGTTTTCTGGAAGAGAACAGAGACGTGCATGACGCTTATTACAAGCGCCTTGAAATCGTGCAGAAGTCGTTCAATTTGACCGATGACGAAATGGAAATCATGATGTTCTCGTGGATTTTCTTCAACAAGGAACAGTGCAGTTCGCTTTTGGAGATGATCGGCTCCCGCAGGTTCAGAGGTGCAGTGCTTCCGGACATTTTCCCGCAGCTTTATCCAGACGTGGACTTCGAAAACGCTGTTTCGAACAAGGGTACGCTCAAGCAGATGGGCATTCTTGACGAAGACCTCGATATTTCCAAGCGCATCGGCATGTTCCTGGACGGTCATTCCGGTAACGATTTGGACAGCCTCTATTTTAGAGTCTATGAAGGCGATGCTGTTCCGTTCAAGAAACTCTGCAACGGCAATCCGAAAGTGGAACTGGCATTTAACATGCTCAAACATGCCAATGTTGGTGAAGGCTTGAACCTTTTCTTCTATGGTGTCGAAGGTACGGGCAAAACTGAACTTGCCAAAGCTATCGCGAAAAAACTCAATCGCCCGCTCGTGCTTACGAACATTAGCATTGTCGGTGAACATCGCGAAAGCAAGGAAAACTCTGTCGTCCGCAGTCGCATGGGGAGTATTCTTTATGCTGCCACAAAGTTCCAGAAAAAGAAGGCGATTCTCCTCGTGGATGAATCTGACGTCATTCTCAACTGTTGCGAAAAAGGTAGTCTCAACTTTTTCCTCGAACAGATCAAGGTTCCCGTCATCTGGATTTCGAATACCACGCGCTGGATTGAAAACAGCACGCTCCGCAGGTTTAATTACTCCATCCATTTCGACCGCCCCGATGCCGAAAAGCGTTTACAGGTTTGGGAATCTGTGGTAAGCGAACATGGTGCATCGTCCATCATTCCGCAAGATGTTGTGAAGCGATTCTCCGAAGAATTACAAATTACCGCAGGCGGCATCACGCAAGCCATTGTCGGTGCTAAAAAACTCGTAGAATCTGGTTGCAAGATTGATCCCATCAAGGCAATCCGTACCATTGCCGAAGCGCAATCGGAGCTGTTGGACTTGGACATGGTTTATGCCAACCGCGACAAGGAAAGCCGTTCGCCCACGTACCTGCTCGATGCGCTGAACATCGATGCAGACATGAAGAACGTGCTGAAAGTCATGAGCGCGTTTGACGAAAAGTGGAAACAGATGCAAGATGGTGACCGCCCGGATAGTCTTAACATGCTCCTCTACGGCGCTCCTGGCACCGGCAAGACGGAATTCGCCAAGCACATCGCTCGTACGCTCGGTCGCAAGCTCATCATCAAGCGCACAAGCGACTTGCTGAACAGCTACGTCGGTGAAACCGAAAAAGCCATCCGCAAGATGTTCAAGGAAGCCGAAGAAGCTAAGGCAATCCTCTTCCTCGATGAAGCCGATAGCTTGATTCGTGACCGCAGCGGTGCATCGCGCAATTGGGAAGTGACCCAGGTGAACGAAATGCTCACGCAAATGGAAAATTTCAAGGGAATCTTCATTGCCGCCACCAACTTCGAAGGCGAACTCGACACTGCATCGCGCAGACGCTTTGCGCTCAAAGTCAAGTTCGGCTACCTCAAGCCGGAAGGCATTGAATCGTTGTGGAGCGGATTCTTCCCGAGCGTACAAATGCCTGAAGCAGCCCGCAACTTGCGCATGCTCACTCCGGGTGATTTCAACGCTGTCTACAGCACGCTCCGTTTCTACGACGAAAGCGAACTCACTGCAGACCGCATCATGGACGCTCTAAAGGCGGAAATCGCCTACAAGGACAGTCGCGAAGGTCGAACGATGGGACTGTAG